One genomic region from Sulfurovum riftiae encodes:
- a CDS encoding efflux RND transporter periplasmic adaptor subunit: MIKILLHLLPLFVFAGQISMEHAQIKPLGKIVRTNAQITQLSDQKQKIVSRLPGHIENYFVTTGQQVKKGDRVALIESIELSKMTAEYVALKQQARAAREQLATAKRLYKKGLLSQDELNAKIIEIEEILSKQSALASQMNSLGIDASKLKTATDQFILYAHADGIVGEIFIPLHSNVNAEDRLMSIVNQNGYYAIAYLGMEDAMKVTPKTTGFVTVAKKKYPAHFVQLLPTIDEETQRAKVLFMMMDTPKNMLINAFTEMEISLEPFRNAVMVRKSSLSLFQGEWVVFVEAHHEEEKHEGEEAHGHEAHGKEGDHDHEEGEEKAHGEHEEHEEVPYAPQVVKIIAYNGNDVAVEGIKAGEEYVADGVYFVKSMILKSSLGEHGH, translated from the coding sequence ATGATTAAAATTTTACTACACCTACTGCCGTTATTTGTTTTTGCCGGCCAGATAAGCATGGAACACGCACAGATCAAACCTCTGGGGAAGATCGTCAGGACCAATGCACAGATCACCCAGCTCTCCGACCAGAAACAGAAGATCGTCTCCAGACTTCCCGGACATATAGAGAATTATTTCGTCACTACAGGCCAGCAAGTGAAAAAAGGAGACAGAGTGGCACTTATCGAATCCATCGAACTCTCCAAAATGACAGCAGAGTATGTAGCGCTCAAACAGCAGGCAAGAGCAGCAAGAGAACAGCTTGCCACTGCAAAAAGACTGTATAAAAAAGGACTTCTCTCCCAGGATGAACTTAATGCAAAGATCATCGAGATCGAGGAGATACTTTCAAAGCAGAGTGCCCTCGCTTCACAGATGAACTCGCTTGGTATCGATGCATCAAAACTGAAAACAGCAACGGACCAGTTCATTCTCTACGCCCATGCAGACGGCATTGTAGGAGAGATCTTCATACCGCTTCACTCCAATGTCAATGCCGAAGACAGGCTGATGTCCATCGTCAACCAGAACGGATACTATGCCATTGCCTATCTGGGCATGGAAGATGCGATGAAGGTTACACCGAAGACCACAGGTTTCGTAACGGTGGCAAAAAAGAAATACCCTGCACATTTCGTTCAGCTTCTTCCAACCATCGATGAAGAGACACAGCGTGCGAAAGTCCTTTTCATGATGATGGATACCCCAAAAAATATGCTGATCAATGCCTTTACAGAAATGGAGATCTCACTCGAACCGTTCAGAAATGCTGTCATGGTCAGGAAATCCTCTCTTTCTCTCTTTCAGGGAGAGTGGGTCGTCTTTGTCGAAGCCCATCATGAAGAGGAGAAACATGAGGGAGAAGAAGCACATGGCCATGAGGCACATGGCAAAGAAGGTGACCATGACCATGAAGAGGGAGAAGAGAAAGCACATGGCGAACATGAGGAACATGAAGAAGTACCCTATGCCCCTCAAGTGGTCAAGATCATTGCCTATAACGGCAATGACGTCGCTGTAGAAGGTATCAAAGCGGGAGAAGAGTATGTTGCTGATGGTGTCTACTTCGTCAAGTCAATGATACTCAAGTCCTCCCTTGGCGAGCATGGTCACTAG
- a CDS encoding TolC family protein: protein MSYEQFKKQTLKNSKILQSQTLSLQTAQQENSILLRASNPVLNLELSNYNENAGGNDVEYAAGISQTIRTGSYMDGLQEKANATSLLSKAFVTQGRAGYIRTLENLYTEYVYQSKMLSLLKQEYTLSDKVTAMVKERYKSGSENRVAYLQAKTETLTLKTQMYTTKQQLAKLYYQLLAVAGLNRKVSLEKQFIYSVSSATKSSSKPSPQQQVLKAKEKLYQSDYSINRSSFRNFDLYAGVEQEPDQGIVRVGVNIPLSINNDRSEERMLAKLKMHQTRLESEQLGINVRSQKQMYKAAIRELSNQYHALKTLQNEQQELTTLLQEGYKIAKGSLFQLMTAKNKLIQTRKALLQTQKMINDQKIALRFLQGDYND, encoded by the coding sequence ATGAGTTATGAACAGTTCAAAAAACAGACACTGAAAAATTCAAAGATACTGCAGAGCCAGACACTTTCGCTGCAGACAGCCCAGCAGGAGAACAGCATCCTGCTCAGGGCTTCGAACCCGGTACTGAACCTGGAACTCTCGAACTATAACGAAAATGCCGGAGGGAACGATGTCGAATATGCAGCAGGCATTTCACAGACCATCCGTACCGGAAGCTATATGGACGGCTTGCAGGAAAAAGCGAATGCAACCTCACTCCTGAGCAAAGCATTCGTCACTCAGGGCAGAGCCGGATATATCAGGACACTTGAAAACCTCTATACAGAATATGTTTACCAAAGCAAGATGCTCTCACTGCTCAAGCAGGAGTATACACTTTCAGACAAAGTAACAGCAATGGTGAAAGAGCGCTACAAAAGCGGCTCTGAGAACCGTGTCGCCTACCTGCAGGCAAAGACGGAAACACTGACGCTCAAAACACAGATGTATACCACCAAACAGCAGCTTGCAAAACTCTATTATCAGCTGCTTGCCGTTGCCGGTCTGAACCGGAAGGTTTCACTGGAAAAACAATTCATATACTCTGTCTCTTCCGCAACCAAAAGCAGTTCAAAACCGAGTCCCCAGCAGCAGGTACTCAAAGCGAAAGAGAAACTCTACCAAAGCGATTACAGCATAAACCGGAGCAGTTTCCGAAACTTCGATCTCTATGCCGGCGTGGAACAGGAGCCTGACCAGGGTATTGTGCGCGTGGGCGTGAACATCCCCCTTTCCATCAACAACGACAGAAGCGAAGAGCGTATGCTTGCAAAACTCAAAATGCATCAGACCCGGCTTGAGAGTGAACAGCTTGGCATCAATGTACGTTCCCAGAAGCAGATGTACAAAGCAGCCATCAGAGAGCTCTCCAATCAGTATCATGCACTCAAAACACTTCAGAACGAACAACAGGAACTCACTACCCTTCTTCAGGAAGGATACAAAATAGCAAAAGGCTCACTCTTCCAGCTGATGACAGCGAAGAACAAACTCATACAGACAAGAAAAGCCCTGCTCCAGACACAAAAAATGATCAACGATCAAAAAATAGCATTACGTTTTTTACAAGGAGACTACAATGATTAA
- a CDS encoding OprD family outer membrane porin, whose protein sequence is MKKNTIPIVAGLLATTLLQAEGTIASDVNVTQQPIIIKTVRGIMGENNPIEHAKGQLRTGYITFKEDGGERNSGYALGGHYHFDSKRWYGLEIGLSAYTVLNLGINQNPNHINSDFFDAEGDSFVALTEAYLDGKWGKTEIKLGRQILNTPHADSDDIRMMSNYFEAYTITNSDIDSLILSAGLIEKMAGWENGIDSRKFVDVGKTLGSGKIDGIYYASALYEGIENLSLSLWYYRYTDIADVIYAEAGYAVAFSEQTSLTLGLQYDASSQTGDALLGEQDANTYGVSIEFVEEGLGLHILAAYNRDTGNTGATGLSLGGGPFFTSMEDQTLDAISSAGEAWMLGAGYHFKTIGIEGLNTGIAYGNFTADDASLYETREIDALIEYRPNKMLALTFAYANIKDKIKPDGDYDQFRMVANYNF, encoded by the coding sequence ATGAAAAAAAACACCATACCGATTGTTGCCGGATTGCTGGCAACAACACTCCTTCAGGCGGAAGGGACCATTGCAAGCGATGTCAATGTCACTCAGCAGCCTATCATCATCAAGACTGTCAGGGGTATCATGGGAGAGAACAATCCCATTGAACACGCCAAAGGCCAGTTGCGTACTGGGTACATCACATTCAAAGAGGATGGCGGCGAAAGGAACAGCGGCTATGCCCTTGGAGGACACTACCACTTCGACAGCAAACGCTGGTATGGACTGGAGATCGGGCTCTCTGCCTATACAGTCCTTAACCTCGGTATCAACCAGAATCCGAACCATATAAACTCTGATTTCTTCGATGCCGAAGGAGACAGCTTCGTTGCACTTACAGAGGCTTATCTCGATGGCAAATGGGGGAAGACGGAGATCAAACTCGGACGGCAGATCCTCAATACACCACATGCGGACAGTGATGACATCCGTATGATGTCCAACTACTTCGAAGCCTATACCATTACCAACAGTGATATTGACAGCCTCATACTCTCTGCCGGCCTCATCGAGAAGATGGCAGGATGGGAGAATGGTATTGACAGCAGGAAATTCGTTGATGTGGGGAAGACACTGGGAAGCGGAAAGATAGACGGTATCTACTACGCCTCCGCACTCTATGAAGGCATTGAGAATCTCTCTTTGAGTCTCTGGTATTACCGCTACACTGATATTGCCGATGTCATCTATGCAGAGGCAGGCTATGCCGTAGCATTTTCCGAACAGACCTCTTTGACACTGGGACTGCAATATGATGCTTCTTCCCAGACAGGTGACGCTCTTTTGGGAGAGCAGGATGCCAACACCTATGGTGTAAGTATCGAATTTGTCGAAGAGGGGCTGGGTCTGCACATACTTGCTGCGTATAACCGTGACACAGGCAACACCGGTGCCACAGGTCTGAGTCTGGGAGGAGGTCCTTTCTTTACCTCCATGGAAGACCAGACACTCGATGCCATAAGCAGTGCCGGAGAAGCGTGGATGCTCGGTGCGGGATACCATTTTAAGACCATAGGCATAGAAGGATTGAATACCGGTATTGCTTACGGCAATTTCACTGCTGATGATGCTTCACTCTATGAAACAAGGGAGATCGATGCCTTGATCGAGTACCGTCCGAATAAAATGCTTGCACTTACATTCGCCTATGCCAATATAAAAGACAAGATCAAACCCGATGGCGACTATGATCAGTTCAGAATGGTTGCCAATTATAATTTTTAG
- a CDS encoding FeoA family protein, giving the protein MKLTELTKGDRAEIIRIHADKALKDRLTSFGVMRGEELTVKGCSIAKQTMEIEVGSTLIAVRADEAEKIEVEKL; this is encoded by the coding sequence ATGAAACTGACAGAACTGACAAAAGGTGACAGAGCAGAGATCATCAGGATCCATGCAGACAAAGCACTAAAAGACAGGCTCACTTCTTTTGGTGTCATGAGAGGAGAAGAGCTGACTGTCAAAGGCTGTTCCATTGCCAAGCAGACCATGGAGATAGAGGTCGGCTCAACCCTCATTGCGGTCAGGGCGGATGAAGCAGAGAAAATCGAAGTGGAAAAACTCTAA
- the feoB gene encoding ferrous iron transport protein B, with translation MKQIVVALAGQPNVGKSSLINAISNAKLKVGNFSGVTVDKTEVVFKMCDEKSCEDYEVHIIDLPGAYSLTEYTIEEKVTKSFLQSDEYDIIVNVVDSTNLQRNLLFTTQLLETGKKVVVALNMSDEAEKEGIEIDEKQLSVILGVPCIKTSANTKEGIEELKKAIVEVYEKEETTAKVIYSDPIEEEIDRIVNFMKEKKYKSKLPYRHLAVKLLQEDEDVYKMMHDEPIWIELLPIIREALNHIYIHNNTKDLEEIFADEHFAFAKGAKMEVMSVKSMKAKNLTQKIDNLLINKFLGIPLFLFFMWALFQLTFELGSVPMDYIDSAFIWLGEQVKNILGDGALGSLVADGIIAGVGAVIMFLPNIIILFFGIALLETTGYMSRVAFLLDGFFHKFGLHGKSFIPLVTGFGCSVPAYMAARTLKNEKDRLITLFIIGFMSCGARLPIYVLFAGAFFGKEHAGNILFIIYISGAILGLFMAKALKTFVFKGEDEPFVMEMPKYRMPSFRLIWHTVYGQSKSYLKKAGTFILGAAILIWFASNYPKNPELEAQYLTKIEQVQSQKEKAQLHNELSLKLLEESYLGKIGHATEPFFAPLGFDWRMSVALEAGLAAKEVVVSTLGVLYALGDQVDQESDSLIAQIKAHIPFASAIAFIVFVMIYLPCLAASMVFAKEAGGWKYLVYLFFMTTISAWVLSFIAYRVTLLITGG, from the coding sequence ATGAAACAGATAGTCGTTGCACTTGCAGGGCAGCCCAATGTAGGGAAATCCTCGCTTATCAATGCGATCTCCAATGCCAAACTCAAAGTCGGCAACTTTTCCGGGGTCACGGTCGATAAAACAGAGGTTGTTTTCAAAATGTGTGATGAAAAATCATGCGAAGACTATGAGGTACATATTATCGATCTTCCCGGTGCCTATTCTCTGACAGAATACACTATAGAAGAGAAAGTCACCAAGAGTTTTCTGCAAAGTGACGAATATGACATTATCGTTAATGTGGTGGACTCCACAAACCTTCAAAGAAATCTTCTCTTTACCACACAGCTGCTTGAAACAGGCAAAAAGGTCGTCGTAGCGCTCAATATGAGTGACGAGGCTGAAAAAGAAGGCATTGAGATAGACGAAAAACAGCTTTCGGTCATTCTTGGGGTTCCATGCATCAAAACTTCTGCCAATACCAAAGAGGGTATCGAAGAACTTAAGAAAGCTATTGTAGAGGTTTATGAAAAAGAAGAGACCACTGCCAAGGTGATCTACTCCGACCCCATAGAAGAGGAGATCGACCGCATCGTAAACTTCATGAAGGAGAAGAAGTACAAAAGTAAACTTCCCTACCGTCATCTTGCGGTCAAACTGCTTCAGGAAGATGAAGATGTTTACAAGATGATGCATGATGAGCCCATCTGGATAGAACTTCTCCCTATTATTCGTGAAGCACTCAACCACATCTATATCCATAACAATACCAAAGACCTTGAAGAGATCTTTGCCGATGAGCATTTTGCCTTTGCCAAGGGTGCAAAGATGGAAGTGATGTCCGTCAAGTCCATGAAAGCCAAGAATCTTACCCAGAAGATCGACAACCTGCTCATCAACAAGTTCCTGGGTATTCCTCTCTTCCTCTTCTTCATGTGGGCACTCTTCCAGCTGACCTTCGAGTTGGGCTCGGTACCTATGGACTATATCGACAGCGCTTTTATCTGGCTGGGAGAGCAGGTGAAAAATATTCTGGGGGACGGAGCACTCGGCTCGCTCGTAGCCGACGGTATTATCGCCGGTGTGGGTGCGGTCATCATGTTCCTTCCCAACATCATCATCCTCTTTTTCGGTATCGCCCTGCTTGAGACCACAGGATACATGAGCCGTGTAGCATTCCTCCTGGATGGTTTCTTCCACAAGTTCGGCCTGCATGGCAAGAGTTTCATTCCGCTTGTTACCGGTTTTGGCTGTTCTGTACCTGCCTATATGGCAGCACGTACCCTCAAGAACGAAAAAGACAGGCTTATTACTCTCTTTATTATCGGATTTATGAGCTGTGGTGCAAGACTTCCCATCTATGTCCTCTTTGCAGGTGCATTCTTTGGAAAGGAGCATGCAGGGAACATTCTCTTTATCATCTATATCTCCGGAGCGATACTGGGGCTTTTCATGGCAAAAGCACTGAAAACATTCGTCTTCAAAGGTGAAGATGAGCCCTTCGTTATGGAAATGCCAAAATACCGTATGCCTTCATTCAGACTCATCTGGCACACGGTCTACGGCCAGTCAAAATCGTATCTGAAAAAAGCGGGAACATTCATTCTGGGTGCAGCAATACTCATCTGGTTCGCAAGCAACTACCCGAAGAACCCTGAACTGGAGGCACAGTACCTGACAAAGATCGAACAGGTTCAAAGTCAGAAAGAGAAGGCCCAGCTGCACAATGAACTTTCTCTCAAACTGCTTGAAGAGAGTTATCTCGGAAAGATCGGTCATGCCACTGAACCTTTCTTTGCACCTTTGGGATTCGACTGGCGAATGTCCGTTGCTCTGGAGGCTGGTCTTGCAGCCAAAGAAGTGGTTGTCTCTACTCTGGGGGTCCTGTATGCGCTGGGTGACCAGGTCGACCAGGAGAGTGATAGTCTCATCGCACAGATCAAAGCACATATTCCTTTCGCCTCGGCGATCGCCTTTATCGTGTTCGTCATGATCTATCTGCCGTGTCTGGCAGCCTCCATGGTCTTTGCCAAAGAGGCCGGGGGCTGGAAATACCTGGTCTACCTCTTCTTCATGACCACCATCAGTGCCTGGGTATTGAGCTTTATCGCATACAGGGTTACCCTGTTAATTACAGGAGGATAA
- the pgsA gene encoding CDP-diacylglycerol--glycerol-3-phosphate 3-phosphatidyltransferase, with protein MAQSQIFNIPNILAFTRLLLAPLMFLFLVNQDAAIFEGIHHSWLNYFAAFIFVVASATDFFDGYVARTFNQITTLGAILDPLADKMLTLAGFLGLMMLGSASPWAIFLILTRELFITGLRVSAMSQGMDISASWMGKVKTVVQMIAIGFLLMQWPGGTLLLWIAVALTLYSGYEYVKHFFQKTSVL; from the coding sequence ATGGCACAATCACAGATCTTCAATATCCCCAACATCCTGGCTTTCACCCGACTCCTCCTCGCACCCCTCATGTTTCTCTTCCTCGTCAACCAGGATGCTGCCATCTTTGAAGGTATCCACCATTCATGGCTCAACTATTTTGCCGCTTTCATCTTCGTGGTCGCTTCGGCAACGGATTTCTTTGATGGCTACGTTGCCAGAACATTCAACCAGATCACGACACTGGGTGCCATTCTCGACCCTCTGGCGGACAAAATGCTTACTTTGGCAGGGTTTCTTGGACTTATGATGCTGGGATCTGCTTCCCCCTGGGCGATCTTTCTCATTCTTACCCGTGAACTCTTCATTACAGGACTGCGTGTCTCAGCCATGAGTCAGGGAATGGACATCTCCGCATCCTGGATGGGAAAGGTCAAAACCGTCGTTCAGATGATCGCCATCGGTTTTCTGTTGATGCAATGGCCTGGAGGTACGCTTCTTTTATGGATCGCCGTTGCCCTGACACTTTACTCTGGATATGAATATGTCAAACATTTCTTCCAAAAAACTTCAGTCTTATAG
- a CDS encoding enoyl-ACP reductase — protein MSEMKGKTLVVTGATKGIGKAVAEKFASNGVNVAFTYNSNKEAADEIAAELESKYGIKAKAYPLDILDTDEFKPLFAAIDEDFDRVDFFVSNAMIYGRPVIGGYGKFMKLRPKKGLTNIYTATVGAFVAGSQEAAKRMEKVGGGAIVTLSSTGNMIYIENYAGHGTNKAAVEAMARYAAVELGEMGIRVNAVSGGPIDTDALKAFTNYEEVKAETIKRSAVSRMGTPEDLAGSVYFLCTDDASWITGQTIVVDGGTTFR, from the coding sequence ATGTCAGAGATGAAAGGCAAGACCCTTGTTGTTACAGGGGCGACCAAAGGTATAGGAAAAGCTGTTGCTGAAAAGTTCGCAAGCAACGGTGTCAATGTTGCATTTACGTACAACTCCAACAAAGAGGCTGCCGATGAGATTGCAGCGGAACTTGAAAGCAAATACGGTATCAAGGCCAAAGCCTACCCGCTTGACATTTTGGATACCGATGAGTTCAAACCGCTTTTTGCCGCGATCGACGAAGATTTTGACAGAGTGGACTTCTTTGTTTCCAATGCCATGATCTACGGACGCCCTGTCATAGGCGGCTACGGGAAATTCATGAAACTCAGACCAAAGAAAGGTCTGACCAACATCTATACAGCCACTGTCGGTGCCTTTGTCGCCGGTTCACAGGAAGCGGCAAAACGTATGGAAAAAGTAGGTGGCGGTGCCATCGTGACACTTAGTTCTACCGGAAACATGATCTACATCGAGAACTATGCCGGCCACGGAACCAACAAAGCAGCCGTGGAAGCCATGGCACGCTATGCTGCCGTAGAGCTTGGCGAAATGGGCATCAGGGTCAATGCGGTCTCCGGCGGCCCTATCGACACAGATGCACTCAAAGCATTCACCAACTACGAAGAGGTCAAAGCAGAGACCATCAAACGTTCGGCAGTCAGCAGAATGGGAACACCGGAAGATCTTGCCGGGTCAGTCTACTTCCTCTGTACAGACGATGCAAGCTGGATCACAGGACAGACCATCGTAGTAGATGGTGGAACGACATTTAGATAA
- the dapA gene encoding 4-hydroxy-tetrahydrodipicolinate synthase — protein MNNYITGATTAVITPFKNGTLDEATYASLIQRQIDHGIDAICPVGTTGESATLSHDEHKRCIEIAVEVCKGTDTRVLAGAGSNATHEAIDIAKHAEECGVDALFSVSPYYNKPSQEGLYQHYKAIASAVKVPFMLYNVPGRTGVDILPDTVKRLFDDVENIMGIKEATGSIERTVELLAKVPDLYVFSGDDAIDFPILASGGKGITSVTANLLPDMKADLTHAALSGDFKASKTINDDLFEINKVLFCESNPIPIKAAMYIAGLIDTLEYRLPLVPPSSENMKKIETVMKKYKIVGA, from the coding sequence ATGAACAACTATATTACCGGTGCAACAACAGCCGTTATTACACCATTCAAGAACGGTACGCTCGATGAAGCGACCTATGCCAGCCTCATCCAGAGACAGATCGATCATGGCATCGACGCCATCTGTCCGGTAGGAACCACGGGTGAGAGTGCAACACTCAGTCATGACGAACACAAGCGATGCATCGAGATCGCTGTAGAAGTGTGTAAAGGTACCGACACAAGAGTCCTTGCAGGTGCGGGCAGCAATGCAACGCATGAAGCCATCGACATTGCCAAACATGCCGAAGAGTGCGGTGTTGATGCCCTCTTCTCTGTTAGTCCATACTACAACAAACCAAGCCAGGAAGGCCTCTACCAGCACTATAAAGCGATCGCTTCTGCGGTCAAAGTGCCTTTCATGCTCTACAATGTACCGGGACGTACCGGTGTAGACATCCTTCCGGACACTGTCAAAAGGCTCTTTGACGATGTCGAGAACATCATGGGTATCAAAGAGGCGACAGGCTCCATCGAGAGAACGGTCGAACTGCTTGCAAAAGTACCTGACCTCTATGTCTTCTCAGGTGACGATGCCATCGACTTCCCTATTTTGGCAAGTGGCGGTAAGGGCATCACTTCGGTGACAGCGAACCTTCTGCCGGACATGAAAGCTGACCTGACACACGCAGCACTCAGCGGAGACTTTAAAGCCTCCAAAACGATCAACGATGACCTCTTCGAGATCAACAAAGTGCTCTTCTGTGAAAGCAATCCTATTCCGATTAAAGCAGCCATGTACATTGCCGGGCTCATCGATACGCTGGAATACAGACTTCCTCTTGTTCCGCCAAGCAGCGAGAACATGAAGAAGATAGAGACAGTCATGAAAAAATATAAAATAGTGGGAGCGTAA
- a CDS encoding M16 family metallopeptidase → MANSLPKHFTKTLDNGMQIVVIPMDNDSGVITSDIYYKVGSRNEVMGKSGMAHMLEHLSFKSTEKLKEGEFDVIVKSRGGVNNAATGFDKTHYYIKTASKNLSMTLDLFAELMHNLKLTDEEFQKERDVVAEERRLRTDNNPMGYLYFRVFNTHYIYHPYHWLPIGFMEDILSWKIEDIRDFYHRYYQPANAILVVAGDIKPETVFAEAEKYFGKIKNEHKIPEVTAVEPKVDGAKRAILHKESNQVDTIAIVYSIPNYEADDQVVLSAISHILSSGKSSRFEKKLVHEKHLVDQIYGYNMEMKDPGVFLIMGLCSEGVKPETVEKEILSELEKLKKGDVTQAELDKVKINTKAEFIYSLESSHSVTSLYGDYLVKGNLKPLLEYEEKLDKITLKDISDVAKKYFDHDLSTTVILKKHEEKQTKK, encoded by the coding sequence ATGGCCAACTCATTGCCAAAACATTTCACAAAAACACTGGACAACGGTATGCAGATCGTGGTCATTCCCATGGACAACGACTCGGGAGTCATCACATCGGACATCTACTACAAAGTGGGGAGCCGCAACGAAGTTATGGGGAAAAGCGGCATGGCGCATATGCTTGAACACCTCAGTTTCAAATCGACGGAAAAGCTCAAAGAGGGCGAATTCGATGTCATCGTCAAAAGCAGAGGCGGCGTAAACAATGCCGCAACCGGTTTTGACAAGACACATTACTACATCAAGACGGCAAGCAAGAACCTCTCCATGACCCTCGACCTCTTTGCAGAGTTGATGCACAACCTCAAACTGACAGACGAAGAGTTCCAGAAAGAACGTGATGTCGTCGCAGAAGAGAGACGCCTTAGAACAGACAACAACCCGATGGGCTACCTCTACTTCAGGGTCTTCAACACACACTATATCTACCACCCATACCACTGGCTGCCTATCGGTTTCATGGAAGATATCCTCTCATGGAAGATCGAAGATATCAGAGATTTCTATCACCGTTACTATCAGCCGGCAAATGCCATTCTTGTCGTTGCCGGGGACATCAAGCCCGAAACGGTCTTTGCAGAGGCGGAGAAGTATTTCGGCAAGATAAAGAATGAACACAAGATCCCTGAGGTGACAGCGGTCGAGCCCAAAGTGGACGGTGCCAAAAGAGCCATACTGCACAAAGAGAGCAACCAGGTGGACACCATTGCCATCGTCTACTCCATCCCCAACTATGAAGCGGATGACCAGGTAGTACTCTCTGCCATCAGCCATATTCTCAGCAGCGGTAAGAGCAGCCGTTTCGAGAAGAAACTGGTACATGAAAAACATCTTGTCGACCAGATATACGGTTACAACATGGAGATGAAAGACCCGGGAGTATTCCTCATTATGGGACTCTGCTCCGAAGGTGTGAAGCCGGAAACCGTTGAAAAAGAGATTCTCTCGGAACTCGAAAAACTCAAGAAGGGCGATGTCACACAGGCAGAACTTGACAAAGTGAAGATCAACACCAAAGCGGAATTCATCTACTCTCTGGAGAGTTCACACTCGGTGACCAGCCTTTACGGAGACTATCTTGTCAAAGGAAATCTGAAACCTTTACTTGAATATGAAGAGAAATTGGATAAAATTACACTCAAAGATATCAGCGATGTCGCTAAAAAATATTTTGACCATGATCTCTCGACCACTGTGATCTTAAAGAAACATGAAGAGAAGCAGACAAAAAAGTAG
- a CDS encoding quinone-dependent dihydroorotate dehydrogenase has product MSLFSYNTLKKFMFAFDPETAHTIAGFGLRILPHFPVIQRALANHYFVSDPVLKQELFGRTFRNPVGLGAGFDKNGQYITAMPALGFGFTEIGTVTPEPQDGNPKPRLFRLIEDQSIQNAMGFNNKGKEYMLEQLNKLYFFDYPIGINIGKNKTTAEEHALKDYEVLFEAFKEYGDYIVINISSPNTPGLRDLQNEQFINDIFAMAKSITDQPVLLKIAPDMTPEDAITLCTTAVNAGAAGIIATNTTIDYSLTPHAKDFGGISGALLTEKSYELFKAIGKELHDKTLLISVGGIDSAEEAYRRIKAGASLVQVYSMLVYKGPALIKEINEGLIKLLKNDGYNHISEAIGADWK; this is encoded by the coding sequence GTGTCACTCTTTTCTTACAATACCCTCAAAAAATTCATGTTCGCATTCGATCCTGAAACAGCACATACCATTGCCGGATTTGGACTGAGGATCCTGCCTCATTTCCCGGTCATCCAACGTGCCCTTGCCAACCATTACTTCGTCTCTGACCCTGTACTGAAACAGGAACTTTTCGGCAGGACCTTCAGAAATCCTGTCGGTCTGGGTGCCGGCTTTGACAAGAACGGCCAATACATTACTGCCATGCCTGCACTCGGTTTCGGTTTCACAGAGATCGGTACCGTCACCCCCGAACCGCAGGACGGAAACCCGAAACCAAGACTCTTCCGCCTCATTGAAGACCAGTCCATTCAGAATGCCATGGGCTTCAACAACAAAGGTAAGGAGTATATGCTCGAGCAGTTGAACAAGCTCTACTTCTTCGACTACCCTATCGGCATCAATATCGGCAAGAACAAAACAACGGCTGAAGAGCATGCCCTGAAAGATTACGAAGTACTCTTCGAAGCATTCAAGGAATACGGTGACTACATCGTCATCAATATCTCTTCTCCCAACACACCGGGTCTGAGAGACCTGCAGAACGAACAGTTCATCAACGACATCTTCGCCATGGCAAAAAGCATCACCGACCAGCCGGTCCTGCTCAAGATCGCACCCGACATGACACCCGAAGATGCCATTACACTGTGTACAACCGCTGTCAATGCAGGTGCAGCAGGTATCATCGCCACCAATACCACCATCGACTACAGCCTTACACCACATGCCAAGGATTTCGGTGGTATCTCGGGAGCGCTGCTCACCGAGAAATCTTACGAACTCTTCAAAGCCATAGGGAAAGAGCTGCATGACAAGACCCTGCTCATCTCTGTCGGAGGGATCGATTCTGCCGAGGAGGCATACAGACGTATCAAGGCGGGAGCATCACTGGTCCAGGTCTACAGTATGCTTGTCTACAAAGGGCCGGCACTCATCAAAGAGATCAACGAAGGCCTCATAAAGCTGTTAAAGAACGATGGTTATAATCACATCAGTGAAGCGATAGGCGCAGATTGGAAATAA